CAATTAAATTTTTCTTTTCCAATTTCAATACATTTTTTTATATCACCACTTGTAATATACTTTCCTTCTCCAGGCTCAACAAGATTTTTCATTCTAATTTCAGTTGGATCTAAATTTAGTTTGTGAGCTAATTCATTAATGATAGATTCAACAGCAAATGTTCCTTGAGTTGCCCCATATCCTCTAAAAGCACCAGCATTCATTGTATTTGAATATACAATATTAGCATTGAATCTCATTGGAACAGTATCATAAAGAGGGAAAGTTTTATATGAAACAAGAGAAGTAACCGTAGGAGCATGCTCTCCATAAGCACCAGCATTAGAAAGAACATTAATATCAATAGCCTTAATATTTCCCTCTAAATCAGAACCAATCTTAACATCAAGTCTCATTTCATGTCTTGTAGTAGTACAAGTATGAGTTTCTTTTCTATTGTAAATTATTTTAGATGGTTTTCCAGTTTTTAATGTTACAAAAGCTGAATAAATTTCACAAACAGCTGTTTGTTTACCTCCAAAACCTCCTCCAACTCTAGGCTTAATAACTCTAAGTTTACTTGTAGGTAATTCTAGAGCTCTAGCTAAGTGTCTTCTAACATGAAAAGGAATTTGAGTAGAGCTAACTGTAGTTAATCTTCCATTAACATCAAAATAACTATATGATCTATATGTTTCCATCATAGCATGTATTTGAGGCTGAGTATAATAAGTCCTTTCAAGAATAATATCACTCTTTACAAAACCTTCTTCAACTCCAGGTTTCTCACTATAAGCTTTAGATGCGATATTTCTTTTTCTTTCATATCCTATTTCAAAGTTTGTATGAACTTCTTCAGGATGAATAAGTATATGAGAATCAATAGATTTTTCAAAATCTAAGATAGGTTCTAAAATATCATATTGAACTTTAATTAATTTCATTGCTTTTTCAGCAGCTCTTTCATCTTCAGCAGCTATTATAGCGACAGGATCACCAACATATCTAACGTATTCATCAAGAATTCTTCTGTCATATGGAGAAGGTTCTGGAAAACTTTGACCTGCAAGAGTAAATCTAGTTTCAGGCACATCATTATGTGTAAAAATAGCTTCAACTCCAGGGACTTTCAAAGCAATAGAAGTATCAATGGCTTTGATTTTTGCAAAAGCATGAGGAGATCTCAATAATTTTATAGTTAAAACGTTATTATTTAAAATTAAAT
This Candidatus Cetobacterium colombiensis DNA region includes the following protein-coding sequences:
- a CDS encoding xanthine dehydrogenase family protein molybdopterin-binding subunit, whose protein sequence is MKIVNTSVRKVDGVGVVTGNPAYTEDLILNNNVLTIKLLRSPHAFAKIKAIDTSIALKVPGVEAIFTHNDVPETRFTLAGQSFPEPSPYDRRILDEYVRYVGDPVAIIAAEDERAAEKAMKLIKVQYDILEPILDFEKSIDSHILIHPEEVHTNFEIGYERKRNIASKAYSEKPGVEEGFVKSDIILERTYYTQPQIHAMMETYRSYSYFDVNGRLTTVSSTQIPFHVRRHLARALELPTSKLRVIKPRVGGGFGGKQTAVCEIYSAFVTLKTGKPSKIIYNRKETHTCTTTRHEMRLDVKIGSDLEGNIKAIDINVLSNAGAYGEHAPTVTSLVSYKTFPLYDTVPMRFNANIVYSNTMNAGAFRGYGATQGTFAVESIINELAHKLNLDPTEIRMKNLVEPGEGKYITSGDIKKCIEIGKEKFNWIEKSQVREVAPNKVRAAGMAVTMQGSGIGGIDTAAATIKLGDRGDFSLMVGVTDMGQGCDTVLTQIAAEVLDVPMDKISIHSADTDLSPYDPGAYASSGTYVTGNAVIIAANKMREEILKGASKMFNTNINEIEYLGNNLKIGNNLISLEDFAQRSISFEGMNQITTTGTWGGETSPPPFIAGFAEVEVDTLTGEVEVIDYLSVVDCGTPINPNLVQVQVEGGAAQGIGLALLEDIKYDKKGKPISDSLMQYKIPSRLDCKNIRVEISNSYEKTGPFGAKSVGEVVINTPAPAIADAVYNATKVRVRKLPITSEKVLLGMFDL